aaacaggcgagaaagaaaaatgtaaatatcataTCAAATGTAAATAGTTTCCCTATATGTTGTTTGGTCATGTAACTGTGTACAAActgcattttcagtttttaactgtatattcATAATGAAGACACAGAATGTAATAGAGATAACAGATAATcacatgtgttttatttcattgctcCAAACACAGTGGTGTAGTTTTATCTACAGTATGATGCTTACTGTTCTAAGGTAACCTATCAATAAATATTGTACAAGTCAACCTCTGCCATCATGATTGCTTAAAGGAATGTTCCAACACATAgtaaagcaatgttttttttctcaagatgtaatatttatttgtgttacaCAAATTGGAAAAGTTTTCCAACTTAAGTTTAAGAAATTGACATGCAGAGCCAGTAGCTGTTATCATTTCATCCATATACATATATCTTTACAAGACAAAATCAACTCAAGGTCCCGAACTACATATCTTCCTGGGCTTTCAACAACTGGttgttgtttaaaattgtaattcaGTTTCCACGTAGATGGATCCAACTTGACAACAGCCGTAATAGTGTGTCGTTTGATCCTGTTTTGTGCTGGACAGCGCTATCTACTGGAAAAACACGTGAGGACACATGTGACGTCATTTGCCAAGCGACAGCGTCATCTGGAGCAGCTCAGACAGTTGGGGTAACGTGATTATTTTCAGCCTCGATAATGGTGAAATCGGGGAAATTGCGGTCTGGGACAGGGTCTAAACTCAAACGATGGAAGAAAGGACACAGTAGCGACTCTAACCCGCAGACGAGTCGCTTTCGACAGGCTGCTAAAAGCCGATTCTTTAGCCGACCTACCGGTAAGCTGCCCTTAACACGTGGGTTTCTGGCTAGTGCTAATATTAGCCAGGGTTAGCCATTTAACTTTTAACAGAGCACGCAGATCTAACGGCTTGTCCATTAACGTCCTAAAAAATGTAACGCCCATTTTTCGGACTTTTCCCGGTGGTCAGCTGAAATAACATGTAGTCAGTTTAGTTTTCATGATTAAATAACTTGttacttgtctgtgtttttgtggcatTGTGAGGAGGGGAAACGTCTTGTTTTGGCTACATTACAGCTTATTTGGTCCACAGTTTGTAATCTAATGGAATATTTATGGCATCGCAGTTAATGATTACTGGAAGTAACTAAGATATAGTTGTCATCAGCCACTCTTAGCCTGTACCTGATTTCCAAACTTTGCTCTTATCTTTGTTTTGAGGGCCTCAGTTTGGATTCTCAGCAAATTAAAGGCACATAGATGGATCAATGTCACGTGAAGACCTAAAACGTCTTGTTTACATTAGGTGTATGTTTGTGATCATTGTTTATGATCGATCTGCGATCACCACATAGCTTTagctatttctgttttatttttccagttcCTTATGTGCAAGCACTGCACATTCCCTGTCATATgcctgtgttttatgtgtgtatttaagcTTGTGTTTCCAAAATTTATATTTCACCCAGGAGTAAATGTACTATGGTAAACTTCTTGAATTTCACTCCTGTTTGGAAATTAGCCTAACATACTGGCATGtcccattgttttttttttttttttctctcaaaggaAAGAGTGATCTAACAGTTGATGCCCTTAAGCTACACAATGAATTGCAGGCAGGCCCACTGGAGCTTGGTGCAAGTGGGCATAAAGACAACTGCATGGAAGATGAGCCAGATGAAACCGTATCAGAAAGAACCTCAGGCACCTTCCTCAGTGGCCTGTCAGACTGCTCCAACTTAACCTTTAGAAAGGTGCAGCGATTCTGGGAGTCTAATTCTGCTGCTCACAAAGAGGTAGGCATTACACCGAGGGGTATTACTTTTGTTCACAGCACCCGATAATTAAATGGCTTTATACTGATAACTTCTGATTTTTGCAACTGTAATATTTTGATGTGTCCAAATGAACCTTTTACATTGAAAGGAAACTGTGTAGTTCATGGCAATTCCAAGAGTTGATGCAAGGGTACCAACACAAATAACTGCTAAAGAATTGCTAATCTAGTGAAGTTTTAACATTGTCATCTGATGTGCCTAACAGATCTGTGCAGTGTTGGCAGCTGTTACTGAGGTGATCCGTAGTCAAGGAGGGAAAGAGACTGAAACAGAGTACTTTGCTGCTTTGGTGAGTGCAGCCTTTTGTAATGTGTCCACTAAGTCTTTACCGAATAACTTGTGGTGAAGCTAGGTGTTGCATCTGAGGTTGAAGCATGCCTGTGATTTTTGTAGATGACCACCCTGGAGGTGGTGGATTCAGCAGAGTCTCAGGCTGCAGTGGCATATCTCCTCAACCTCGTCATGAAAAGGTAGTAATaatcactttttttcccctccaacACTAAAACTATCGATAACGTTAAAGTTAATTAGATTTGACTTGAAATATTTGTTCTCTAGGGTTCCTGCTCCAGTGCTAGTGTCCAAGTTCTCAGACACCACCAAGGCTCTGATGGACGTTATGTCTAAGCAAGCCACATCTGAGACTGCTTCAGCTCTTAGATGGGTAAGTgggtttgtctcttttttttctgtcttttatttgtttaataattaaaactacTTTCACAATTGATTGTGCTGTTTTCCACACATAGATCCTGTCATGCTTGGCTACTTTGTTGAGGAAGCAGGATGTATCTATCTGGAACTACCCCTCTACTCTTCAGGCTTACCATGGTCTGCTCAGTTTTACCGTGCACTGCAAGCCTAAGGTCACTCTCACCATCCTGCTAGTAGTAACTGTATTAGTTGTTAAGTTCAACGTgctaaaatataatgtttttacattttttttctttatcaggtCCGTAAAGCAGCACAGCAAGGTGTTTGCTCCATTCTCAGAGGTAGTGACTTCCTGTTTACAGATAATGCTCCAAGCCATCACCCTGCTGCACTGACCACAGCCAAGTTCTGCATCAAAGAAATTGAACAGGCAGGAGGTAAAACAAATTTGCATACTTTATTAATTCATACACTTATATAGCTGATACTTACTGTCTGTAGTGGaacaaaaagtgttttatttttacagtatggcttttttcccctcaggtAGCAAAGAGGACACCACCACACTTCATATCCTGGGCCTCCTAAAAGAATTGATGGGGACGTTTCCTCTGGGAGCTGTCAAGTCCTGTTGTGAGACTCTACTGCGAGTGATGACACTTAGCCATGTGGTGAGAAAACATAAGCATTCATGGGCCCTGCCAGATACCCTTTGTTTATCTTCAAGGGCACTTAAATCTAATCTTTAATTTGCTTGCTGTTTTTCTGGCTGTAGCTAGTTACAGCAAGTGCCATGCAGGCTTTCCATAGGCTTTTCAGCGGGAAAGCAAATACATCAACCCTCTCGCCAGAACTCAATGCACAGATCATCACGGTAAGAGGATACAAAAAAAGCTAACAATCCATAGCTTTAATGCAAAATGCAGTATAAAAACTCATTCTCATTTCTCACCCCAAGGCTCTGTATGACTACCTGCCCAGTGAGAATGACCTGCAGCCTATGCTGGCTTGGCTTGCTGTGATGGAGAAAGCACATGTTCATTTGGCAAGgtaataatttctgttttgtcaGTACTGTGGAACATCAGGTTAGTCAGGAATTACTCAACACTCTGTATGTCTTTATACAGTTTGCAGAGTTCTTTGAGTTTGGGTCACCTCCCTCGTCTCTTCTCTGCTGCCATGTCCTGCCTGTTGTCACCTCATACACAGGTGGTTTCTGCAGCAACCAACACACTAAAGGTAAATAGGTTATCTTCAGATATGTTCACATTGATTAACATTGATCTCTTTAGGGCGTTCCAGAAGGAGAAATACAAAATTGGTAAATATTGTTAACTTATTCTTAGGATATTTTTACAAAAGAGTCATTTGGtggttttgattgttttctatGCGAGAtcctaattacattttttagttttatattctattcttttttgttcttacggcttatcccgtgagtttagggtcgccacagcggatccaTGTCaatatgttgatttggcacagtttttacgccggatgcccttcctgactcaacccaatttctaccgggcttggaccggcactgcacagctggggatgggaatgggctgttaggggttcagtgttttgcccagagacacttcaacatataaccgggactggggattgaaccactgaccctgtggtacgtgtacaactgccttaccaactgtcctacagtgtttttttttcttttcagacttTGCTGACTGAATGTGTTGCCCCTCATATGGAGGAGATGGGTATGATTAGTGCCACAGCCTCTGCAGGAAATCCCTCTTACGTCTGCAAAATGTTTCGGTACGTTCTCAACAATGCCAAAGTCTCAATCCTGCCCTTTACGTTGTAGAGCCCAACAAGCAAACGCTCTACATAGTAAGTGTGCATGCTTGTGTTTCAGTATCGTAGAAGAAGGATTATCTTACCGCTTCCATACGTCCTGGCCATTTGTGCTGCAGATCTTGGGTTGTTTCTATCGAATTGCAGGGAAACAGGCTCACCCCATCATGACCAAGGTATAGTCACAAAACATTGTAGATCACTGTTTTAGTGATGAAATGAAGGCCTGAGTGTTGGTGTCGTGTGCTACACAGTCTCTGCAGTCCCTGGCAGACCTGCGCTCTACCCCTCAATTCCCCTTCAGTGGTGAGTTGGACCTGGCTGTAGGAGGAGCTGTAGAGAGTATGGGGCCTGAAGTTGTTGTAGGTGCTGTGTCACTCAACATCACTGGATATGAGTAAGTGCAAACATTCAGAGCCACGTGTGCTGCAGTCTTCTTGTCATTGTTGGATTTTAACTGAccctgttctgtttttttttttttttccttccaacCAGTGATGACTTGGAGTTCCCGCGTAGCTGGCTGATTCCGGTCATAAGGGATCATGTGAAAAACACTCGCCTTGCTTTCTTTGCTTCTTATTTTCTCCCTCTGGCCTCTACACTAAGGCAAAGAGGTAATTTAGGGCCATCGTTGCTGCACTTTTGATGATAACTGAGATGggggattttgttttttcttatgaTTCTGTTCTTGGTTGTAGCTGAAGAGTTGGAGCAAGCAGGACAGAAACTGGAGGCCAAAGTCTACCAGACTTTACAGCTTCAGGTAGAATAACAGATTTAACTTGTTTATCTACTTTGTACAGAGGTGCATCAAATAATTTAAGTTTACATATCTTTGATGTGCTTTTTACAGATTTGGACAATGTTCCCTGGCTTCTGTACTTGTCCTGTGGACCTATTGGCATCATTCAAAGGCATCGCCCGCACACTCGGTATGGCTATTAATGAACGGCCAGACCTGAGACTCATAGTGTGTCAGGCTCTACGCACGATCATCAACAAGAGCTGCTCCACAGGTAGGAGAACATGTTCAGTACAAACTACTGCAGATGCTTTCTATTGATGAAACCATTcacaatgttcttttttctgcttACACTTtttgcagaagaagaaaaggctgACATAGGCCGTTTTTCTAAGAACTTCTTGCCCATCCTTTTCAATGTGTACAGCCAGCAGCCAGCCGCTGGAGAATCCGGCACGTACAGAATGGCTGTACTAGACACCATCAAAGTCTACTTAACTGTCACTGAAAAACAGGTTAGTTGTATTTGAATGGATCAGTTTTGATGCTCTGTTCTAAGTTATGTTTGTAATGTGACCTATCCCTAATCAAAACAACGATCCTCAGATGATCTGCACTTTCctgcaaaaagccacagatAGATTGAACAGCACAGACACCACTGAGTTCACACGGTAGGAAATTAATATGTGTGCACTGCTTAAATCGTTTAGACTAAGGAGAATATCAATATACTTACTCCTCTCTTTGTTTTCGTTCTGTCTATTTGCCTCTCAGTCTAGCAATGATGGACCTTGTAGTTGCCATGGCTCCTTTTGTAGATGAAGTGACCATGACAGAAACCTTGCAGCTCATTAGGCCGTATTTGGAGGTAAGAATGCACTCTGCATGCTTAAGTGGAACCTTTTGAACTGAAGTACTGTACGTTTCTTCTGAACTCTGAGTTGATGCACCCACTTTCAGAACAACGAGCCAGGAATGCAGAAGAAGGCGTACCGTGTGCTGGAGGAGATGTGTGGTGGTGAGAGTGATGAGTGCAAAGCATTCGTTGTGGCCAATATAGAAACACTTAAAGCCGTACTGCTTGAGACGCTCAAAAACGCATCTTCACCAGCAAAGAGGGTGAGACTTGCTGTGTAGagagaaataatttaaactatattttatataatgatTTGTCTGTCTGATTTGTatctttgtgttgctttttctcAGCCAAGACTGAAGTGTCTACACCACATTGTGAAAAGGCTCAATGAAGAACACAAAGACTTCATTATTGCACTGCTGCCAgaggtagacacacacacacacacacacacacacacacacacacacacacacacacacacacacagttactgaTACATATATTTTCATGAGGATGTTTTCTTTCAGGTGATTATATGCACAAAGGAGGTGTCTGTTGGAGCCCGTAAGAATGCCTACAATCTGCTGGTGGAAATTGGAAAAACTTTTGTCCACTTCTTTGGAAACACAAAAGGCAACAAATATCTTCCTTCTATTTAGTctatttgtgaataaaaatgacctGCAAACATTCAAAGTTCTAATTGGGTTATCTGTCTCCGTTATAGATGCCTTTGAGCATTATTTGATGTTGGTGTATACAGGACTCGCAGGCTCCGTCACCATGATCACCTGCACATTGTTGGCACTAACACGACTAGTGTTTGAGTATAAAGGCAAGTTTGCAGgctttttttactgtttctgttgCCTTTTGGAAACGTGTATATTTGAACTGGTTTGAGTCAGGTGACTTTTCTGTCCCAGACTCTATAGAGGTGACCACCatggagcagctgctgcacaATGTTTGTCTGCTGCTTTCTTCTCGCACCAGAGAGATAGTGAAAGCCGCTTTAAGCTTTATCAAAGTCATCCTATTTGTCATGGAGCCCAAGGCGCTGGCCTCGCATGTCACGGTTATGGTATGCATTGTACATTACAGATTCTTGCAGTCCATATTAAAGAAATTGGTCCACATGCTCACTAACTAAGATTTCTTGGACAGATGGAAGGGATTGGGAACATCAAGGATGATGTGAGGAGGCATTTCAGAGCAAAACTGAAGAACATCTTCACTAAGTTTATCAGAAAGTTTGGGTAAGTACTGTAAGTGGCAGCCCTGTTTTGTTAAGGTAGATTGTGGCACTGTCCACTTAaacaagtgtgttttctttaacacTTATCtaggtggttttttttttcttctcaaaaCGATGTTGTGTTTATTCTAAAGAATTAATtaaagtgtgtatttttttttttttttcttacactgCATCAGGAAATTACATTCTGTAGCACAGAATGAGCACAACTACTTAATGTGAAAGGATTAGAGATGTATAAAGAATTTGTACAAAAACCATGTTTATGATTTTGGTGTAGGATGTTCCTTTCACGTAATGCTTTGTTCTCTCAGAAGAACAGAGTTgattaatttctttgtttgtgatTTAGAGctaatatttcattaaaacaaatgcacctgaggatcttttttttgtttgtttgtttttttttactttcaatgcttttttaaatttttgtttcttttaccttttgttAACACTTTACTTCTATGTGACTAGCTGGATGTGCCTCCTCTGGGATTTATACAACACTGTCAAACGGTGACATCCATTTTTTAATTGGTTGCTGCATCATTTGCTGTGTTGCCAGGTTTGAGCTAGTGAAGACCATGCTGCCTGCAGAACACCACAAGGTGCTTGTAAACATTCGCAAGGCTGAGGCTCGCacaaaaagaaggaaacagGCTGCTGAGCAGCGGGATGACTCAGAGGGTGAAGAGGAGGTACCTAAAACAAAGAGCGAAAGGTAGGCAGTTGTGCCCAACAGAAAGTCCTGCCTTCCCTCATGGATTTATCATTTACTCCCTTGTCTTCTCCTTTCAAGTATTGAGGACATCCTTGCAGAATCAGACAGTGATTTGTCAGAAGATGAAGACAAGACTGCTAGTGCTCAAAGGAAGAGAGGCAAACAGCAGAAAGGACGGGCCTGGCTCAAAGAAGGAGGGGATGATGACCCACTCAACTTCCTGGATTCCAAGGTTTCCCAGAGAGTACTAGGTGACAGATCCTCCTAACTGTCCATTTGATAAATGCATATTTGCCAAGAGTAGGGCTCTggagttaatgttttttttgttgtttctcagCCACCAACCCTGAGCAGAAAAAGAGCACCAAGGTTGAGCATGGCTTTAAAGTAACATCAGATGGACGGCTTATCATTAGAGAAGACGAAGAAGAGGAACGGAAAAACAAAGGTAAGAATCTTGTATTGTTCTGTGTCATGGTTTATAGTATGTGTGATCAAGCTACGACAAGCAGGTATTACTCCTCTTACAGATGAGGGAGAGATGAAAGATATTCTAGAAGAGGCTGGAGTCAAGAGTGTGAGTATTTATCACTTTCATTATTAATGtagctgttgttgctgttgtttgaaacattttaaactctttCATTActtaacttaatttttttaaatcacccccagaaaaagtcaaacaaaagaaagttcCAAGATGACAACTTTGATGAGGACATGGAAATTGAACCCCAGTTAAAATATAAAGGTATGATTAGATCCAAACATGCTGACGGCAAGGTGCGTGGTATACCCTTCACACCTTGGCATCTAACTCAGATCTACATGCAGATATACTATTTAATATGAACTGTCATGAATAATAGGTTTTCATAGTTCAatgatgttgaaactgagaaacaaaTTGTGCCACACTTTGTCCCCGCATTCAGCTGGAGGCTCAGGTATCCACAGACCTCTTGGAGGCAGCCGAGACACTGGTGTTGATTACAAGTCAAAGGTGAGTTCAGCAGCGTAGAGAAACACACTGTGGGAGTTGCAGCTTAGAAACTGTAGTTCTAAGTGTCTTTCAtactacatttcccagaaaggaaaaggagatgTGAAGAAAAAGGGGAAACTTGATCCTTACGCTTACATCCCTCTGAAGAAGGCCCAGCTCAATCGCAGGTAAAAGGAACCGTTCTCCTTTTAAaattctgtacatttttttgaattaattgttttttataagTCACATGCTAACCCGTTTTATTGTTTGTGGTCACAGGAAGCGTGCCAAACTGCAGGGCCAGTTCAAGGGTATGGTGAGAGGAGCCCAGAAGGGGGCGCTGTCTGGGAAGAAAATgctaaagaaaaagaggaaggacTGAATGACTTACTGTTATTAAGTTGACTTCaaatgcattgtgtgtgtgtaggggtgtgcaggtgtgttcataaaaaacaaaatgtctgtttctgaCAGACTGTCATGGAAGgtgaaaacagtttgtttttaaactgtggCATGCAGCTTTCATTCAGTGTGTGACAACAAATGTTGACTCTCTGCCTTTAAAGgaattagaaaataatttgattGTCAAATAAATCATCAAGATTATCAGATAAAACTCTTTTTTTGATcattaaaacactgacagatgAAGTGAATAACATCTTGCTACAGTGGCCCCTGTCAAGGGGTGGGAACACATAAGCCAGCAAGGTAACAGTCAGATCTTGAAGTTGTTGTGTTGGAAGCAGGAAAATGGGCCCCAAGGCTCTGCAACTTTTACCGAGGGGAAATTGAGATGCAATCTCCAAATGATCAGGTCCTGTAGGGTGTACCCAGGTCCAATTCCACAAAGGAGCTGCtggtgcacaaaacaaaaactgctttaCTTCACATACTGTGATCAAGGGTGTCGCAGCACACAGTGAATCATAACTTGCTGTGTATGAGGCTGAATAATAGCAGACTGGATAGAGTGGCTATGCTGACTTCTACAACTGGACCATTGGATGGCCAGGTGCATCGCGTACCTGGGAAAAAAATTGCACTGTGATGTGATCCCCTGGTTGATGCTTTCCTAGGTAAAACCTTAGGACCAGGAATACAGTACATCATTGCAGACAAAGTTCACCCCTTGGGAGCAGCAATATTCTCTGACTGTGGCTCTTTTTATCTGGATAATGTGCCCTGCCAAACTGTAAAATTGTTCAGTAATGGTTTTATAAACATGGCAGAATTTAAGTTGTTTCTTAGGCTTCCAATTTACCCAAATGACGCATCTGTTCTATGTGCTAGAAAAACAGCTCATATGCTgttgatatttttaatacagaTACCAGAGGACACCTTCAGAAGTGTGGTCCACACATTGATGGCTCAGAGCTGGTCTGCTGGCATGAGAGGAACCTATACAGTGTTAGGCAGGTTTtttcatgttgtggctgattggtgtaaaaCTAGACACAGTTTGGGAAGATGCTTACGTTACTGTGTTGTTGGTCTCTTGAGGGCGCTCTAGGCTTCTGAATTATTACCAGTAACCAAGAGCATCTACCAATGCTTTTAAGATGATTGAAATAGACTATTAAAACTGTCttcttacaataaaaaataagcttattttgctgttttcaaTGTGATCCACTGgataatttttttcaaactgtagtttttctttttaacagtgGGCCTTCAGTAGAGCTGTAGGTTGTGGTCCAGCATGATGACTTAACATCCCATTAGCCCCATGTGATTAATTTCCCCAAATTAAGCAAAATGAGTCCTGTAGTCACAGCTTgacctaaaagcattttcttttttttaatgtcagagCTTATTTCAGTCAGTTTTTCTAACGAGGTCTCATCTGTGGCTCATTCAGGATTTGGTTATTTAAAGTCAGTCTGCAAAGTGCTTACACTATTAATTGTTGCACACTTTTATAGAAAAAATAGTTGagttaaaattttctttttacagaaaTCAAAGagtaaatgaatgtgtttttagaaaACGCCATTTTGGGTGGACTGGTGAAATTTAGTACTGCTTTTTAGTGGGAATGAAGATTTATATCTGAGCAGCAATGTGTTCCAGATGACAGATtacaaagcttttttaaaaactctaaaTTTAGTATTAATTTTGCAGGCATCCAGTATAAATGTCACGGATAGATTATTCGTGTCCTGAAAACAGCAGAATTGTAATCAGTGTAAAAAATGTTGGTGAGAAAGGAAATTTTAAACTACCAAATATTGTATCTGTtgcaataaataattaacaaattatCAGGTCTGTATTGCTGTTATCCCAATGTGTTTGTTAgcctcttcatttttttactgcaaaaaaatCCTGTTGAAACAATAGAATAGCGTACTTTATAatacttaaaaaagaaatcactgcACAACTGCATGTAAAAAACATCGTTTATTGGCACCGTCTGGAatctttaaacacaaaacattgttaataaagaaataatgcaaGTGATTATTTCAGTCAGTAAATAAAAGTATACGGCAGAACCCTGACAAGACACATTTTCAACTGAATCCTTGCCTATTAATATGACCACAAATGCATCAGATGCCATGCTAGAAAGGTTCAATATGGCCACCTCCATATTcccccccacaaacacacacccagaaATTGACCGGATACTGAATAGAAAATGGATGCAGACAGGGgctgtattaaaataaataaaatatagagaAACCGCCCTGCAGTTGCAAAAAGATCAGTGAAATTGTACATTAAATTTGAACCACAACGTAGAACAAATGTTTCTGGTTGAAAaggaagaaattgtttttttatgtagcaACCTAagaattaaaaaccaaaaaaaacatgaccaaCATTTCTATCACCTTTTACTACATGCTGCAT
The nucleotide sequence above comes from Channa argus isolate prfri chromosome 1, Channa argus male v1.0, whole genome shotgun sequence. Encoded proteins:
- the rrp12 gene encoding RRP12-like protein yields the protein MVKSGKLRSGTGSKLKRWKKGHSSDSNPQTSRFRQAAKSRFFSRPTGKSDLTVDALKLHNELQAGPLELGASGHKDNCMEDEPDETVSERTSGTFLSGLSDCSNLTFRKVQRFWESNSAAHKEICAVLAAVTEVIRSQGGKETETEYFAALMTTLEVVDSAESQAAVAYLLNLVMKRVPAPVLVSKFSDTTKALMDVMSKQATSETASALRWILSCLATLLRKQDVSIWNYPSTLQAYHGLLSFTVHCKPKVRKAAQQGVCSILRGSDFLFTDNAPSHHPAALTTAKFCIKEIEQAGGSKEDTTTLHILGLLKELMGTFPLGAVKSCCETLLRVMTLSHVLVTASAMQAFHRLFSGKANTSTLSPELNAQIITALYDYLPSENDLQPMLAWLAVMEKAHVHLASLQSSLSLGHLPRLFSAAMSCLLSPHTQVVSAATNTLKTLLTECVAPHMEEMGMISATASAGNPSYVCKMFRIVEEGLSYRFHTSWPFVLQILGCFYRIAGKQAHPIMTKSLQSLADLRSTPQFPFSGELDLAVGGAVESMGPEVVVGAVSLNITGYDDDLEFPRSWLIPVIRDHVKNTRLAFFASYFLPLASTLRQRAEELEQAGQKLEAKVYQTLQLQIWTMFPGFCTCPVDLLASFKGIARTLGMAINERPDLRLIVCQALRTIINKSCSTEEEKADIGRFSKNFLPILFNVYSQQPAAGESGTYRMAVLDTIKVYLTVTEKQMICTFLQKATDRLNSTDTTEFTRLAMMDLVVAMAPFVDEVTMTETLQLIRPYLENNEPGMQKKAYRVLEEMCGGESDECKAFVVANIETLKAVLLETLKNASSPAKRPRLKCLHHIVKRLNEEHKDFIIALLPEVIICTKEVSVGARKNAYNLLVEIGKTFVHFFGNTKDAFEHYLMLVYTGLAGSVTMITCTLLALTRLVFEYKDSIEVTTMEQLLHNVCLLLSSRTREIVKAALSFIKVILFVMEPKALASHVTVMMEGIGNIKDDVRRHFRAKLKNIFTKFIRKFGFELVKTMLPAEHHKVLVNIRKAEARTKRRKQAAEQRDDSEGEEEVPKTKSESIEDILAESDSDLSEDEDKTASAQRKRGKQQKGRAWLKEGGDDDPLNFLDSKVSQRVLATNPEQKKSTKVEHGFKVTSDGRLIIREDEEEERKNKDEGEMKDILEEAGVKSKKSNKRKFQDDNFDEDMEIEPQLKYKAGGSGIHRPLGGSRDTGVDYKSKKGKGDVKKKGKLDPYAYIPLKKAQLNRRKRAKLQGQFKGMVRGAQKGALSGKKMLKKKRKD